CCAACTTTCCAAACATCGCCTGCACCTAAGGTAATCACCACATCGTTTGGTTTAATTATCTTCATCAAGAAATCGGGAATATCTTTCAAATTTTGCTTATAAAAAATCTTTGTCTTTGGATTATGCTTTTTAATCGCATCAACGATTAGTCTGGAAGTTACTCCCGCAATAGGCTGTTCCGACGCAGGATAAATTTTAGTGATAACAAGATTATCGGCTAAATCAAAAGAATGTCCGAAATCATCAGCCAGTGCTTGGGTTCGGGTATAACGATGTGGTTGGAAGACAACAATTATCCGGCTTGTTGGATAAGCATTACGAAGCGCTTGTAATGTTACTTTTATCTCCGTCGGGTGATGTCCATAGTCATCCACCACGACAATTCCTTGTTTTTCACCCTTCAACTCTAAACGGCGATGAACTCCGGGAAATTTGCCTAAGGCCATAGCAATCTTAGATAATGGCAACTCTAATTTTAGTCCGACACATGTTGCTGCTAAGGCATTCTGAACATTATGCAAGCCCGCAAGATTTATCTTAACATCCTTCTTTTGACCATTATATCGAATTGTAAATTGCGATGAGAAGCGACCAAGTTTTATCTCGGTTGCCCGGACCATTGCTTGATGTTCAATCCCATAAGTAATATAATTTCGCTTTACTTTAGAAAGAATTTGATGGACATTAGGACAATCCGCACAGAGAATTGCTGAACCATAAAAAGGAATCTTATTAACAAATTGAATGAACGCTTCTTTAATTTCAGAAAGATTGGTATAACAATCCATATGTTCTCTTTCAATATTAGTAACAACCGCAATCGTTGGAAATAACAGAAGAAAAGACCGGTCGCTTTCATCCGCTTCGGCTACTAAATATTCACTCTTACCCAGTTTTGCCCCAGATTCGGTTCCAACAACTTTTCCGCCAATTATAACCGTAGGATTTAGTTTGCATTCTTCTAAAATTGTTGCGATAAGTGAAGTCACCGTAGTTTTTCCATGAGTTCCCGAAATCGCAATGGAAAATTTCATCCTCATTAATTCGGCGAGCATTTCCGCCCGCGGAATTACTGGTATACCTTGTCTTTTGGCATATTTTATTTCTGGATTATTTTGTCGTATCGCTGAGGAATAGACGACAACATCTGCTTTTTTAATATTTCTCTTATTATGTTTAGAGAAAACTTTTATGCCATTCGTTTTTAAGGTATCTATGATTGATGAATGACTTATGTCTGACCCAGTGACGATAAAACCCAAATTTTTTAATATTAAAGCCAGTCCGGACATTCCAACACCACCGATACCGACGAAATGAATGTGCCTTATTTTACCAAGCAATTTATATCTCCGACCTTAATTTGTTATTAAAGACAAAATAATCTCTACACATATTTAGTTTTTGTAAATATATGTTTTTATTCTTTTCGCAATTACTTCAGCAGAATCAATCTTAGAAATCCGTTTCGCATTGACACTCATCTCTTTTAAGCGTTCGGGTTGATTTAATAGTGACTCAATAAGATTCTTGGTTTTAATGACAAAATCTTGAGAAATCTCTGACCGGCGGCATTGTTCCAAAATGATTGTAGCCCGATATTGGGCTAAAAATTGAGCATTTGCTTGCTGGTGGTTATCTGTGGCAAATGGGAAAGGTATTAAA
This genomic interval from candidate division WOR-3 bacterium contains the following:
- the murC gene encoding UDP-N-acetylmuramate--L-alanine ligase, with the translated sequence MLGKIRHIHFVGIGGVGMSGLALILKNLGFIVTGSDISHSSIIDTLKTNGIKVFSKHNKRNIKKADVVVYSSAIRQNNPEIKYAKRQGIPVIPRAEMLAELMRMKFSIAISGTHGKTTVTSLIATILEECKLNPTVIIGGKVVGTESGAKLGKSEYLVAEADESDRSFLLLFPTIAVVTNIEREHMDCYTNLSEIKEAFIQFVNKIPFYGSAILCADCPNVHQILSKVKRNYITYGIEHQAMVRATEIKLGRFSSQFTIRYNGQKKDVKINLAGLHNVQNALAATCVGLKLELPLSKIAMALGKFPGVHRRLELKGEKQGIVVVDDYGHHPTEIKVTLQALRNAYPTSRIIVVFQPHRYTRTQALADDFGHSFDLADNLVITKIYPASEQPIAGVTSRLIVDAIKKHNPKTKIFYKQNLKDIPDFLMKIIKPNDVVITLGAGDVWKVGDEILNRLT